One segment of Kryptolebias marmoratus isolate JLee-2015 linkage group LG23, ASM164957v2, whole genome shotgun sequence DNA contains the following:
- the LOC108248693 gene encoding carboxypeptidase O-like → MLKLVGFSLLALFSTERLATVEGVYDYFRYHPMSEITEWMNQIVKDYPALVTRVEYGMTYEKRTISLLKIGLNTGAKKYIVWMDCGIHANEWIAPAFCQYFVNQILQSYKTDAKIKRMMKNLDFYVTPVLNVDGYIYSWKDNTTRQWRKNRRPGHSPGCYGTDLDRNFDVNWGMFTPLGASFNCSSDMFCGTSPASEPEVEAVTNFIKSQRANILSFLTIHSYGQMILLPYGDPNETVHNYEGLMKLGQDAAEAIWKVRGQNYTVGATSDVLYPISGLPRDLARMQGIPFCFTFVLRDNGTFSYQLPENQIQPACEEAYSGVLHIITYAHNQIYSGAVAATAATLWTLLLAAGVTLM, encoded by the exons AGTGTATGATTACTTCCGATACCATCCAATGAGCGAG ATCACAGAATGGATGAATCAGATAGTGAAGGATTACCCTGCTCTTGTGACCAGAGTGGAATACGGGATGACTTACGAAAAGAGAACTATTTCGCTGTTGAAG ATTGGCCTCAATACAGGAGCAAAAAAGTATATTGTCTGGATGGACTGTGGTATTCACGCCAACGAATGGATCGCTCCGGCATTCTGTCAGTACTTTGTCAACCAG ATCCTGCAATCATACAAAACAGATGCAAAGATAAAACGGATGATGAAGAACTTGGACTTCTACGTCACGCCGGTGCTCAACGTCGACGGCTACATCTACTCCTGGAAGGACAACACA ACTCGACAGTGGAGGAAGAACAGGAGGCCGGGACATTCACCTGGCTGTTACGGCACCGACCTCGACCGCAACTTTGATGTCAACTGGGGCA tgTTCACACCATTGGGTGCATCGTTCAACTGCAGCTCAGACATGTTTTGTGGGACCAGCCCCGCATCGGAGCCTGAGGTCGAGGCTGTGACGAACTTTATAAAAAGCCAAAGGGCCAACATCCTGTCTTTCCTCACCATCCACTCCTATGGCCAGATGATCCTTCTTCCCTACGGAGATCCCAACGAGACCGTCCACAACTACGAAGGGCTG ATGAAGTTGGGACAGGATGCAGCTGAAGCCATTTGGAAGGTCCGCGGACAGAACTACACAGTTGGAGCCACTTCAGATGTATTGT ACCCCATCTCCGGTTTACCCAGAGACTTGGCCCGAATGCAAGGGATTCCTTTCTGCTTCACCTTCGTGCTGAGGGACAATGGGACGTTCAGCTACCAGCTTCCTGAGAACCAGATCCAGCCAGCCTGCGAGGAGGCCTACAGCGGGGTTCTGCACATCATCACCTACGCCCACAACCAGATCTACAGCGGAGCCGTGGCGGCTACCGCGGCGACCCTTTGGACCCTGCTGTTGGCAGCGGGGGTCACCCTTATGTGA